In the genome of Polaribacter atrinae, one region contains:
- a CDS encoding IS3 family transposase (programmed frameshift), which yields MAKRYDNELKVTIVELLQSGIKAKQISEDYGVAPSLISRWKKDYEAKSGDFSKKRELTKEEQELKALRKELRDVKMERDIFKKGSKHLFQERPIKYQFILSNETDFVVEKMCKCMRVSKNAYYNWRKNRGLVRAKNSVILLKERIKAIFEDSKEIYGSCRIQKMLEREDLNYCRSYIAILMKEMGLKSVLRRKFVNTTDSKHSFPLAKNELDREFSSSIIGEKWVSDITYIRVNNSWNYLTTIIDLADRKVVGWALSEDMTVQNTVLKAWVHARRTRDISNNFIFHSDRGVQYSANTMTNIFSFNSNITQSMSRKGNCWDNAVAESFFKTIKHEWLYRFKFKSYLQLFDKVSQYITWYNTKRIHSSLDYLTPLEMELKLKRIINNAA from the exons ATGGCAAAAAGATACGATAACGAATTAAAGGTTACAATAGTAGAACTATTGCAATCAGGAATCAAGGCAAAACAAATTAGCGAGGACTATGGTGTTGCTCCCAGCCTTATAAGTCGTTGGAAAAAGGATTATGAGGCTAAATCTGGAGACTTTTCCAAGAAAAGGGAACTTACTAAAGAAGAGCAAGAACTTAAAGCGCTGCGTAAAGAATTACGTGATGTGAAAATGGAGCGTGATATTT TTAAAAAAGGCAGTAAGCATCTTTTCCAAGAGCGACCAATAAAATATCAATTCATATTATCAAATGAAACAGATTTTGTGGTTGAGAAGATGTGTAAATGTATGCGGGTCAGTAAAAATGCATATTACAATTGGCGTAAGAACAGGGGGTTAGTAAGAGCTAAAAACTCCGTAATACTCCTAAAAGAAAGGATTAAGGCAATTTTTGAAGACAGTAAAGAGATTTATGGAAGCTGTAGAATACAAAAAATGTTAGAACGAGAAGACCTGAATTATTGCCGTTCTTATATCGCAATATTGATGAAAGAAATGGGACTAAAAAGTGTTTTAAGAAGAAAGTTTGTAAACACAACAGATTCCAAGCATAGCTTTCCATTGGCTAAAAATGAACTGGATAGAGAATTTTCAAGTTCAATAATAGGAGAAAAATGGGTGTCAGATATTACTTATATTAGGGTAAATAACAGCTGGAATTACCTAACAACTATTATAGATTTAGCTGACAGAAAAGTAGTAGGATGGGCGTTAAGTGAAGACATGACGGTTCAAAATACAGTACTAAAAGCCTGGGTTCATGCTAGAAGAACAAGAGATATTTCAAATAACTTCATATTTCATTCTGACAGAGGGGTTCAATATTCAGCTAATACAATGACTAATATCTTTTCTTTCAATAGCAATATAACACAATCCATGAGCAGGAAAGGGAACTGTTGGGATAATGCAGTAGCGGAAAGCTTTTTCAAGACTATTAAACACGAATGGCTGTATCGCTTTAAATTTAAATCTTACTTGCAATTATTTGACAAAGTAAGCCAATACATTACTTGGTATAACACAAAGAGAATTCATTCAAGCCTGGATTATTTAACACCATTAGAAATGGAACTAAAACTAAAACGAATTATCAACAATGCGGCCTAA